In the genome of Pseudomonas protegens, one region contains:
- the fliS gene encoding flagellar export chaperone FliS — translation MNPMLALRQYQKVGAQAQTSEASPHRLVQMLMEGGLDRIAQAKGAMERKDIANKGVFISKAIGIIGGLREGLDLENSLDTLGDLDALYTYMMKRLAEANIKTDPKILDEVADLLRTVKEGWDAIAAPGPQF, via the coding sequence ATGAATCCGATGTTAGCCCTTCGGCAGTATCAGAAAGTCGGCGCGCAGGCGCAGACCTCCGAAGCCAGTCCACATCGTCTGGTGCAGATGTTGATGGAAGGCGGCCTGGATCGTATCGCGCAGGCCAAGGGTGCGATGGAACGCAAGGATATTGCCAACAAGGGCGTGTTCATCAGCAAAGCCATCGGCATCATCGGCGGCTTGCGCGAAGGCTTGGATCTGGAAAACTCCCTGGACACTCTGGGTGATCTAGACGCTCTGTACACTTACATGATGAAGCGTTTGGCTGAAGCCAACATCAAGACCGATCCGAAGATTCTGGACGAGGTCGCCGATCTGCTGCGTACGGTCAAAGAGGGCTGGGACGCCATCGCCGCACCGGGTCCGCAGTTTTAA
- the fliD gene encoding flagellar filament capping protein FliD, whose amino-acid sequence MASPILPGTGLGSGLDTGAIVKALVASDKAAKQGQIDRATTTNSASISGIGTLQSLLSTFQSTLSVAGLGSAVNPAFAGFAATSSDSKTVDATADNYAVAGKYTVTVKNLATSSKVASAAFSGGNTSAIPSGTLNITQNGINYPLTIGANATLQSVRDSINADSKMNMAGLSANIVTDSFGSRLVIGSDKTGVGSDISVSGIAGLEIDGTQSMSTDANPATATSSGNIGGLAKDAVFTVDGMQLTSKTNTVTQAISGLKLNLVAPTAANTPITVTVATNTEGLKTSIQKFVDAYNAVANGITTLTKPSLDDSGNPTVPAQLTGDSLPRSILSAIRAPLSETGAGDKLTVLAQLGITTNQKTGALDFDDKKFTAAMTDKKLGGEVQKLFTGDGTNPGLLDRMTKAIKPFTEGVGGKEGILTTRSKTLDLTKKKLSDQQDALDRRVATLTAVLTKKYNDMDTLVGKLKATASNITSMFDALNAQKKG is encoded by the coding sequence ATGGCAAGTCCAATTCTACCGGGTACTGGTTTGGGTTCTGGTCTCGACACAGGTGCTATCGTCAAGGCGCTTGTGGCGTCTGACAAAGCGGCCAAGCAGGGTCAGATCGATCGTGCGACCACCACCAATAGCGCCAGTATTTCTGGTATCGGGACCTTGCAGTCGCTGCTGTCGACCTTTCAGAGCACCTTGTCGGTCGCCGGATTGGGAAGTGCTGTCAATCCTGCCTTTGCCGGCTTTGCTGCAACCTCCAGCGACAGCAAGACCGTGGATGCCACGGCGGACAACTATGCGGTTGCCGGCAAATACACGGTTACCGTTAAAAATCTTGCAACCTCCTCAAAAGTGGCCAGCGCTGCTTTTTCCGGAGGCAATACCAGTGCCATTCCGAGTGGTACGTTAAACATCACTCAAAATGGCATTAACTATCCGCTGACCATCGGCGCCAATGCGACGTTGCAGTCGGTGCGCGATTCGATCAACGCTGATTCGAAGATGAACATGGCTGGGCTCAGCGCGAACATCGTGACTGATTCGTTCGGTTCACGACTGGTGATCGGCTCCGACAAGACGGGCGTCGGCTCTGATATTTCGGTCAGCGGTATTGCCGGGCTGGAGATCGATGGCACCCAGTCCATGTCGACTGATGCCAATCCAGCCACGGCAACCTCGTCCGGTAATATCGGCGGGTTGGCCAAGGACGCGGTTTTCACCGTCGACGGCATGCAGCTGACCAGTAAAACCAATACGGTGACCCAGGCCATTTCCGGTCTGAAGCTTAACCTTGTTGCTCCGACCGCGGCTAACACGCCTATCACCGTGACGGTCGCGACCAACACCGAGGGTTTGAAAACCTCGATCCAGAAATTTGTCGATGCCTACAACGCTGTGGCCAACGGTATTACTACTCTGACCAAGCCTTCTCTGGACGACAGCGGCAACCCGACAGTACCGGCGCAGTTGACTGGTGACTCGCTGCCTCGCTCGATTCTGTCAGCCATTCGTGCGCCGCTGTCCGAGACCGGCGCAGGCGATAAGCTCACCGTACTGGCGCAGTTGGGGATTACCACCAACCAGAAGACCGGTGCGCTGGATTTCGACGACAAGAAGTTCACTGCCGCCATGACCGACAAGAAGCTCGGTGGTGAAGTGCAGAAGCTGTTTACCGGTGATGGCACCAACCCGGGCCTGCTGGACCGCATGACCAAGGCGATCAAGCCGTTCACTGAGGGCGTAGGCGGTAAAGAGGGGATCTTGACCACTCGGAGCAAGACCCTGGATCTGACCAAGAAAAAGCTTTCTGATCAGCAGGATGCTCTGGATCGTCGAGTAGCAACACTGACGGCGGTGCTGACCAAGAAGTACAACGATATGGATACCCTGGTGGGCAAGTTGAAGGCCACTGCCAGCAACATCACGTCGATGTTCGATGCGTTGAACGCACAGAAAAAAGGCTAA
- a CDS encoding flagellar protein FlaG — translation MDMSVKLNLSYPAAKPVTPVTDKPVEKPREVVPAVVETTSQDSKKEARTEQEKLKMAVQEIEKFVQSVKRNLEFSIDEPSGQVVVKVIASDSGEVVRQIPNEEVLRLAHSLNDASSLLFSAKV, via the coding sequence ATGGATATGAGCGTGAAGCTGAACTTGTCTTATCCTGCGGCCAAGCCGGTGACGCCAGTCACTGACAAGCCCGTCGAGAAGCCTCGAGAGGTGGTCCCGGCTGTGGTCGAAACCACCAGTCAGGACAGTAAGAAGGAAGCTCGGACCGAGCAGGAAAAGTTGAAGATGGCCGTCCAGGAAATCGAAAAATTCGTCCAGTCGGTCAAGCGTAACCTGGAGTTCTCTATCGATGAGCCCTCCGGCCAGGTTGTGGTCAAGGTCATTGCCAGTGATTCGGGTGAGGTGGTTCGTCAGATCCCCAACGAAGAAGTGCTGAGATTGGCTCACAGCTTGAATGACGCCAGTAGCCTGCTGTTCAGCGCGAAAGTCTGA
- a CDS encoding flagellin domain-containing protein codes for MALTVNTNVTSLNVQKNLNRASDALSTSMTRLSSGLKINSAKDDAAGLQIATRMTSQIRGQTMAIKNANDGISIAQTAEGAMQESTNILQRMRELAVQSRNDSNGTQDRVALNKEFAQMSDELTRIAKSTNLNGKNLIDGSAGTMTFQVGSNTGATNQITITLASGFDATTLGVASGTINITGNDSATAETNTSAAMNAIDTALATINSSRADLGAAQNRLTSTISNLQNINENASAALGRVQDTDFAAETAQLTKQQTLQQASTAVLAQANQLPSAVLKLLQ; via the coding sequence ATGGCTTTAACAGTAAACACTAACGTCACGTCGTTGAACGTTCAGAAAAACCTGAACCGCGCTTCCGACGCTCTGTCGACTTCGATGACTCGCCTGTCTTCCGGCCTGAAAATCAACAGTGCAAAAGACGACGCCGCCGGCCTGCAGATCGCTACCCGTATGACTTCGCAGATCCGTGGTCAGACCATGGCGATCAAGAACGCCAACGACGGTATCTCCATCGCCCAGACCGCTGAAGGCGCGATGCAAGAATCCACCAACATCCTGCAGCGTATGCGTGAACTGGCTGTTCAGTCGCGAAACGACTCCAACGGTACTCAAGACCGTGTTGCTCTGAACAAAGAATTTGCTCAGATGTCGGACGAGCTGACTCGTATCGCCAAGTCGACCAACCTGAACGGCAAGAACCTGATCGACGGTTCCGCTGGCACCATGACCTTCCAGGTTGGTTCCAACACTGGTGCTACCAACCAGATCACCATCACCCTGGCTAGCGGTTTCGACGCTACCACCCTGGGTGTTGCTTCCGGCACCATCAACATTACCGGTAACGACTCCGCTACTGCTGAAACCAACACTTCGGCTGCAATGAACGCGATCGACACCGCTCTGGCTACCATCAACTCCAGCCGTGCTGACCTTGGTGCTGCCCAGAACCGTCTGACCAGCACCATCTCCAACCTGCAGAACATCAACGAAAACGCCAGTGCTGCACTGGGTCGCGTACAAGATACCGACTTCGCTGCTGAAACTGCCCAGCTGACCAAGCAGCAGACTCTGCAACAAGCTTCGACCGCAGTTCTGGCCCAGGCCAACCAACTGCCATCCGCTGTACTGAAACTGCTTCAGTAA
- a CDS encoding motility associated factor glycosyltransferase family protein — translation MSDSLEDNAQVLRERWPALLERLLAEDSAALQADLVEGLGSTLSVAGIQLTSRHDRAREARTQAASLPEAPVLHLYGCGLGDLQQVLLERPGLTRLYVHILNGALFKLVLQLLDQQFWLTDPRVELLYAGDLSEIQLPFFALPAELVLADDYNAKIRDRLVSETHVSFNNRLFTEEAGVAERLAAVEPWVRADADVAELFGRDSGREVFVIATGPSLEQHFAALQALRERPQRPLLICVDTAYQPLQRHGIEPDVVVSIDQRISSRHLPAQGSANTTLVYMPLADPLVLAGWQGPRYVAYSASPVFAPMRQRWPKALLHAGGSVIHPAVDLAVKMGGRRITLFGADFAFPMDRTHAGWQDGDLGPQLKAAKHWVLDGNGQRVKTQLNFRSYLCELERYIQSQPEVRFFNTSRSGAMIAGTTFHEDFVQ, via the coding sequence ATGAGCGATAGCTTGGAAGACAATGCCCAGGTACTGAGGGAGCGCTGGCCGGCCCTGCTGGAGCGGCTGTTGGCTGAGGACAGCGCTGCATTGCAGGCGGACCTGGTGGAAGGCCTGGGGTCGACCCTGAGCGTCGCCGGTATCCAGCTCACCAGTCGCCATGATCGCGCTCGTGAGGCTCGTACCCAGGCGGCCAGTCTGCCCGAGGCGCCGGTCCTGCATCTGTATGGCTGTGGCTTGGGGGATCTGCAACAGGTGTTGCTTGAGCGGCCGGGGCTGACGCGACTTTACGTGCATATTCTCAACGGCGCGCTGTTCAAGCTGGTGCTGCAGTTGCTCGATCAGCAGTTCTGGTTGACCGATCCGCGGGTCGAGCTGCTCTATGCCGGCGACCTGTCGGAGATTCAGTTGCCGTTCTTTGCCCTGCCGGCCGAGTTGGTGCTGGCCGATGACTACAACGCGAAGATCCGCGACCGCTTGGTCAGTGAAACTCATGTGTCGTTCAACAACCGCCTGTTCACCGAGGAGGCGGGTGTCGCCGAGCGCCTGGCTGCCGTTGAGCCCTGGGTGCGGGCTGATGCCGATGTCGCCGAGTTGTTTGGCCGCGACAGTGGGCGCGAGGTTTTTGTGATCGCGACCGGTCCGAGCCTGGAGCAGCATTTTGCGGCCTTGCAGGCGTTGCGCGAGCGACCGCAACGACCGTTGCTGATCTGTGTCGACACCGCTTATCAGCCCCTGCAGCGCCACGGTATTGAGCCGGACGTGGTGGTGAGTATCGATCAGCGTATTTCCAGCCGGCATCTTCCGGCTCAGGGGAGTGCCAACACGACCCTGGTGTATATGCCTCTGGCGGATCCGCTGGTGCTTGCAGGCTGGCAAGGGCCGCGTTACGTCGCTTACTCGGCCAGCCCGGTCTTTGCGCCTATGCGCCAGCGATGGCCGAAGGCGCTGTTGCACGCTGGAGGTAGCGTGATCCATCCCGCGGTGGACCTGGCGGTGAAGATGGGGGGGCGGCGGATCACGTTGTTCGGTGCGGATTTTGCCTTTCCGATGGATCGAACCCATGCCGGCTGGCAGGACGGCGACCTGGGGCCGCAACTCAAGGCCGCCAAGCATTGGGTGCTGGACGGCAACGGGCAGCGAGTCAAGACTCAGCTCAATTTCCGCAGCTACCTGTGCGAGCTGGAGCGCTACATTCAGAGTCAGCCCGAGGTCAGGTTTTTCAATACCAGTCGTAGCGGCGCAATGATCGCGGGCACCACCTTCCATGAGGATTTTGTTCAATGA
- a CDS encoding ketoacyl-ACP synthase III — protein MIGIKSIASYVPVAGVDNYAQGAKFAKDEDFILGKIGSAFLPRKDAGQETSDLCVEAVNALFASNPDLKREAVDVLIVVTQNGDEEGLPHTAAIVQDKLGLPTTVAAFDISLGCSGYVYGIYAIKGFMEAAGLKNGLLVTADPYSKIVDPEDRNTTMLFGDAATATWLGEGATWQLGKAKFGTDGSGAPHLKVSDGVFFMNGRQVFNFALLKVPAHLHELLAESGLQPDDIDAFCIHQGSAAIVDAVARRFEGDPDKFIKDMVETGNTVSSSIPLLLEKHMFDSSWKRVALSGFGVGLSWGSAIIYRA, from the coding sequence ATGATTGGCATAAAAAGCATTGCGAGCTACGTGCCTGTAGCCGGCGTGGACAATTACGCACAAGGTGCAAAATTCGCCAAGGATGAAGACTTCATCCTGGGCAAGATCGGTTCTGCTTTTCTGCCGCGCAAAGACGCCGGACAAGAAACCTCCGATCTGTGTGTTGAAGCGGTCAATGCCCTGTTCGCCAGTAACCCGGATCTCAAGCGCGAAGCCGTCGACGTATTGATCGTGGTCACCCAGAACGGTGACGAGGAAGGGTTGCCCCACACCGCCGCGATCGTGCAGGACAAATTGGGCCTGCCGACCACCGTCGCCGCTTTCGATATCTCCCTGGGCTGTTCCGGGTATGTCTACGGCATCTATGCCATCAAGGGCTTCATGGAAGCCGCGGGCCTGAAGAACGGCCTGTTGGTCACCGCCGATCCCTATTCGAAGATCGTCGATCCCGAAGACCGCAACACCACCATGCTGTTCGGCGATGCCGCCACCGCCACCTGGCTCGGCGAGGGGGCGACCTGGCAATTGGGCAAGGCCAAGTTCGGCACCGACGGTTCCGGCGCTCCGCACCTGAAGGTCAGCGATGGCGTGTTCTTCATGAACGGTCGTCAGGTGTTCAACTTCGCGTTGCTCAAGGTGCCGGCGCATCTGCATGAGTTGCTGGCCGAGTCGGGCTTGCAGCCGGACGACATCGATGCGTTCTGCATTCACCAGGGCAGTGCGGCCATTGTCGATGCCGTGGCCCGGCGCTTTGAGGGCGATCCGGACAAGTTCATCAAGGACATGGTGGAAACCGGCAATACGGTTTCCTCGAGCATTCCGCTGTTGCTGGAAAAACACATGTTCGATTCCAGCTGGAAGCGCGTGGCCTTGAGTGGTTTCGGCGTTGGCCTGTCCTGGGGCTCGGCGATCATCTATCGCGCCTGA
- the pseI gene encoding pseudaminic acid synthase, which yields MTSFKIGSRPVGAGHAPLIIAEMSGNHNQSLDVALQIVEAAAKAGAHALKLQTYTADTMTLDLDQGEFFIKDADSLWAGSSLYNLYQKAHTPWEWHQPIFARAKALGMLAFSTPFDESAVDFLESLDVPAYKIASFENTDLPLIRRVAATGKPLIISTGMASIAELDESVRAAREAGCRDLVLLKCTSTYPASPENSNLLTIPHLRELFGCEVGLSDHSMGVGVSVAAVALGATVIEKHFTLDRAAGGVDASFSLEPAELASLVLETERAWQAMGQVRYGATQAESKSLVYRRSLYVTRDMQAGELFSADNVRAIRPGLGLAPKHYDALLGRRARQALKRGTALDWAFVE from the coding sequence ATGACTAGCTTCAAGATCGGTTCGCGCCCTGTGGGCGCCGGCCATGCGCCGTTGATCATCGCCGAGATGAGCGGCAACCATAATCAGTCACTGGATGTGGCCTTGCAGATTGTCGAGGCGGCGGCCAAGGCCGGTGCCCATGCCCTGAAATTGCAGACCTACACTGCGGACACCATGACCCTGGATCTGGATCAGGGCGAATTCTTCATCAAGGATGCGGATAGCCTCTGGGCTGGCTCATCGTTATACAACCTGTACCAGAAGGCCCATACGCCCTGGGAATGGCACCAGCCGATTTTTGCCCGGGCCAAGGCCCTGGGCATGCTGGCGTTTTCCACGCCGTTCGATGAAAGCGCGGTGGATTTTCTTGAAAGCCTTGACGTTCCTGCCTACAAGATCGCCAGCTTTGAAAACACCGATCTGCCGTTGATTCGCCGGGTCGCCGCCACCGGCAAGCCGCTGATCATCTCCACCGGCATGGCCAGCATCGCCGAGCTGGACGAAAGTGTCCGCGCTGCCCGTGAAGCAGGCTGCCGTGACCTGGTGCTGCTCAAGTGCACCAGCACCTACCCGGCCTCGCCGGAGAACAGCAATCTGCTGACCATTCCCCATCTGCGGGAGCTGTTCGGCTGCGAAGTGGGGTTGTCCGACCACAGCATGGGGGTTGGCGTCTCGGTGGCGGCGGTGGCGCTGGGTGCCACGGTGATCGAAAAGCACTTCACCCTGGATCGCGCCGCTGGCGGGGTCGATGCCAGCTTCTCTCTGGAGCCTGCGGAACTGGCCAGCCTGGTGCTGGAAACCGAACGCGCCTGGCAGGCCATGGGGCAGGTGCGCTACGGCGCCACCCAGGCCGAGAGCAAATCACTGGTTTACCGTCGGTCGCTGTATGTCACCCGCGACATGCAGGCCGGAGAGCTGTTCAGCGCCGACAATGTACGGGCCATCCGTCCCGGGCTGGGGCTGGCTCCCAAGCACTACGACGCGCTGCTTGGCCGTCGCGCGCGTCAGGCCCTCAAGCGCGGTACCGCACTGGACTGGGCATTCGTCGAATAG
- the pseG gene encoding UDP-2,4-diacetamido-2,4,6-trideoxy-beta-L-altropyranose hydrolase has protein sequence MRVLIRADASPAIGSGHVARCLTLAQELRRQGASVAFACRRLPGHRLEALQAEGFQTFELPERYADEHPELGIETPLPWQADIAALQQALATEPAFDWVLVDHYGLDHQWQCAARQWAPRIAAIDDLANRRHAVDLLLDQNFSGSAQAYAGLHDEHCRTLFGPHFALLRDEFRRPAIPIRPQPRRVLVNFGGFDAAGQTHKAMLALADFHQLQVDFVAGSGNPDWQAMQALAAERPHWRLHSYVKNFAALLAEADLCLGAGGGTSWERAVLGVPTLCITVAGNQELNARLLAEAGAHLYLGPCEQVSVEQVRQAVSLLLDNPWLRHSLARRARELVDGLGVQRVAAALFAAALRLRPATLDDARLLFDGRNAELVRRWSQQPGTLEWPDHLRWLEACLKDPQRLLLIAQVPEGPVGVLRYDRQGVQAEVSIYLFAERLGLGWGAALLEQGEACLVRHWPDVRRLRAQVMAENQVSLHLFRRAGYHQGICEFTRVLKEHLDD, from the coding sequence GTGAGGGTGCTGATTCGCGCCGACGCTTCGCCGGCCATCGGCAGTGGCCATGTGGCCCGCTGCCTGACCCTGGCTCAGGAGCTGCGCCGCCAGGGCGCCAGCGTGGCATTTGCCTGTCGGCGTCTGCCCGGGCATCGCCTGGAGGCGCTGCAGGCCGAGGGGTTCCAGACTTTCGAATTGCCAGAACGCTATGCCGACGAGCATCCCGAGTTGGGGATCGAGACGCCCTTGCCCTGGCAGGCGGACATCGCCGCGTTGCAGCAGGCACTGGCCACTGAGCCAGCCTTCGATTGGGTGCTGGTGGACCATTACGGCCTTGATCATCAATGGCAGTGTGCGGCTCGGCAGTGGGCGCCGAGGATCGCCGCCATCGACGACCTGGCCAACCGTAGGCACGCCGTGGACCTGTTGCTGGACCAGAATTTCAGCGGCAGCGCCCAGGCTTATGCCGGGTTGCATGACGAGCACTGCCGGACCCTGTTCGGCCCGCATTTCGCCTTGCTGCGTGACGAGTTCCGACGTCCCGCTATCCCGATTCGCCCCCAGCCGCGGCGGGTGCTGGTGAACTTCGGTGGCTTCGATGCCGCCGGCCAGACCCACAAGGCCATGTTGGCGCTGGCGGATTTCCACCAGTTGCAGGTGGATTTCGTCGCCGGCAGCGGCAATCCGGACTGGCAGGCCATGCAGGCCTTGGCCGCCGAGCGGCCGCACTGGCGCCTGCACAGCTATGTGAAGAATTTTGCCGCTCTGCTGGCCGAGGCCGATCTGTGCCTGGGCGCCGGGGGCGGTACCAGTTGGGAACGCGCGGTGCTGGGCGTGCCCACGCTGTGCATCACCGTGGCCGGCAACCAGGAGCTCAATGCGCGCTTGCTGGCCGAAGCCGGCGCCCACTTGTATCTGGGGCCTTGTGAGCAGGTCAGTGTGGAGCAGGTGCGGCAGGCCGTGAGCCTGCTGCTGGACAACCCATGGTTGCGTCATAGCCTGGCCCGGCGGGCCCGCGAGCTGGTGGATGGCCTGGGCGTGCAGCGCGTGGCGGCGGCGTTGTTTGCCGCCGCGCTGCGCTTGCGTCCGGCGACCCTGGATGATGCCCGCCTGCTGTTCGACGGGCGCAATGCCGAGCTTGTCAGGCGTTGGTCGCAGCAGCCCGGGACGCTTGAGTGGCCGGACCATCTGCGTTGGCTGGAGGCTTGTCTGAAGGATCCGCAGCGCTTGTTGCTGATTGCGCAAGTGCCCGAGGGGCCGGTGGGGGTGCTGCGTTATGACCGCCAAGGCGTCCAGGCCGAAGTTTCGATCTACCTGTTTGCCGAGCGCCTGGGGCTGGGCTGGGGGGCTGCGTTGCTGGAGCAGGGCGAGGCTTGCCTGGTGCGCCATTGGCCTGATGTACGGCGCCTGCGGGCGCAGGTCATGGCAGAGAATCAGGTGTCGCTGCATTTGTTTCGCCGAGCCGGCTATCACCAGGGCATCTGCGAATTCACCCGAGTATTGAAGGAACATCTAGATGACTAG
- the pseF gene encoding pseudaminic acid cytidylyltransferase has translation MSAVAIIPARGGSKRIARKNLKAFDGVPMLARSIDKALSCGLFRQVVVSTDDPEIAELALACGAEVPFIRPQALADDFTGTAAVIVHALQALRELGREFEYACCIYATAPLLQARYLRQGLEILMRHPDKGFAFSVCGFGFPVQRALILDEQGALDALYPQFRQSRSQDLPAAYQDAAQFYWGRSQAWLQGEALFSPRSLPVILPRHLVQDIDTEEDWRRAEYLYAALKAGGELE, from the coding sequence GTGAGTGCGGTTGCCATCATTCCTGCCCGAGGCGGCAGCAAGCGTATTGCACGCAAGAACCTCAAGGCCTTCGATGGCGTGCCGATGCTCGCGCGCTCCATCGACAAGGCGCTGAGTTGCGGGTTGTTCCGGCAGGTGGTGGTCAGTACCGATGACCCGGAGATCGCGGAGTTGGCGCTCGCCTGTGGGGCCGAGGTGCCCTTTATCCGGCCGCAGGCCCTGGCGGATGACTTCACGGGCACCGCGGCGGTGATTGTCCATGCCTTGCAGGCGTTGCGGGAGCTGGGGCGGGAATTCGAGTACGCCTGTTGTATCTACGCCACGGCGCCCTTGCTGCAGGCGCGTTATCTGCGTCAGGGGCTGGAGATATTGATGCGGCACCCGGACAAGGGGTTTGCCTTTTCGGTGTGCGGTTTCGGCTTTCCCGTGCAACGGGCTTTGATCCTCGATGAGCAAGGGGCGCTCGATGCGCTGTACCCGCAGTTTCGCCAGAGCCGTTCCCAGGATCTGCCAGCGGCCTATCAGGATGCGGCGCAGTTCTATTGGGGGCGGAGCCAGGCCTGGCTGCAAGGTGAGGCGCTGTTCTCGCCTCGCAGCCTGCCGGTGATCCTGCCCCGGCACCTGGTGCAAGACATCGATACCGAAGAGGACTGGCGGCGCGCTGAATACCTGTACGCCGCGCTCAAGGCCGGGGGAGAGCTGGAGTGA
- the pseC gene encoding UDP-4-amino-4,6-dideoxy-N-acetyl-beta-L-altrosamine transaminase, translating to MIPYGRQSIDQADIDAVVAVLQSDWLTQGPAIEAFEQAMAARCEAAHGVAVCNATAALHIACLAAGLGPGDWLWTSPNTFLASANCGRYCGADVDFVDIDPQTWNLDVEALADKLQAAQACGRLPKVVVAVAFSGQSCDMRRLAQLAERYAFTVIEDASHAVGARYAGRPVGCGEFAAMTVFSFHPVKIITSAEGGMVLTNRPELADRLRRLRSHGMTRDPAQMSEASHGPWYYQQVELGFNYRMTDLQAALGLSQLNRLDDFVRRRQYLAARYQRLLQDLPLTLPQADAQSAWHLYVVRLQLEGLKHSHRQVFEGLRESGVGVNLHYIPVHLQPYYQALGFAQGDFPQAERYYAEAISLPIYPGLSDSEQDFIVQQVRRWVQESLAS from the coding sequence ATGATTCCTTACGGTCGCCAGAGTATCGACCAGGCGGATATCGATGCCGTCGTGGCGGTTCTGCAGTCCGACTGGCTGACTCAGGGGCCGGCCATCGAAGCCTTTGAGCAGGCCATGGCCGCGCGCTGCGAGGCGGCCCATGGCGTGGCCGTCTGCAATGCCACGGCGGCTTTGCATATCGCTTGCCTGGCGGCCGGCCTGGGGCCAGGTGATTGGCTGTGGACCAGCCCCAATACCTTTCTGGCGTCGGCCAACTGTGGGCGTTACTGCGGCGCGGATGTGGATTTTGTCGATATCGATCCGCAGACCTGGAATCTTGATGTCGAGGCCCTGGCCGACAAGCTGCAGGCTGCCCAGGCTTGTGGGCGGTTGCCCAAGGTGGTGGTGGCGGTGGCTTTTTCCGGGCAGAGCTGCGACATGCGCCGGTTGGCGCAGTTGGCTGAGCGATATGCCTTCACCGTGATCGAGGATGCCTCCCACGCGGTGGGCGCGCGCTATGCGGGCCGGCCAGTCGGTTGCGGTGAGTTTGCCGCGATGACCGTGTTCAGCTTTCATCCGGTGAAGATCATTACCAGCGCCGAGGGCGGGATGGTTCTGACCAATCGCCCCGAACTGGCGGATCGCCTGCGACGCCTGCGCAGCCATGGCATGACCCGTGATCCGGCACAGATGAGCGAGGCCAGTCATGGTCCCTGGTACTACCAGCAGGTGGAGCTGGGCTTCAACTATCGGATGACCGATCTTCAGGCTGCGCTGGGTTTGTCCCAGTTGAACAGGCTGGATGACTTTGTGCGCCGCCGCCAATATCTGGCGGCTCGCTATCAGCGCCTATTGCAGGACCTGCCATTGACGCTGCCCCAGGCCGATGCACAGTCGGCCTGGCATCTGTATGTGGTGCGGTTGCAGCTCGAAGGACTGAAGCACTCTCATCGACAGGTTTTCGAGGGGCTGCGTGAGTCGGGAGTTGGGGTCAATCTGCATTACATTCCGGTGCATCTGCAGCCGTATTACCAGGCGCTGGGTTTTGCTCAAGGGGACTTTCCCCAGGCCGAGCGCTATTACGCAGAAGCCATCAGCCTGCCGATTTATCCCGGGTTGAGTGACAGCGAACAGGATTTCATTGTCCAGCAGGTACGGCGTTGGGTGCAGGAGTCGTTAGCATCGTGA